The Pseudomonas fragi DNA window CCAGCATCGCTGCGGAACACCGGGTCATCGCTGGCCTGGTAATGGGCTACCAGGGCTTGCAGGTCACCCTTGAAAAACTGGTTGGCGGTGTTCTGGAACCCCGCCAGCCCGGTCTGGGCTTCGATCAGATGAGCTTCGACGCGGTTGGCGTAATCATTGATAAACCCCGGTACTTGCACACCGATCAACAGGCCCAGGGTAAACAACACCAACCGCAGGTAGCTCAAGAACATACATGCCCTTCCTTATTCGGTTGTGCCCTGGCTGACGCATTCGCCGCGTCGCCACAGGCTCCATTGGCCCGGCTCGTAGCGCGTCCAGGTTTCGTTTTCAGTCAGTGGCTCGGTGGCAATTACGGTCACTACATCGTTGGGCGTGGTTTCTGCCTGAAAATCGACGATAACGTCGACATCTTTCAGGCGCGCCGGGCCAAACGGAGCTCGACGGGTGATTTGCGCCAGCTTGGTCGAGCAATAGCAAAATAACCAGTCGCCATCACTGAGCAGGCAATTGAACACGCCCTTGCTGCGATACTCGGCGCAGGCCTCAACCAGCACCGGCAGGATGCGTTCGACGTCGACCGGCTCCGGGAAGGCCTCGCGCACCCGGTTGAGCAGGTCACAGAACGCTGCTTCGCTGTCGGTATCACCAACAGGGCGGTAAAAACTCGTACTCGCAGAGAAGTCGGCCAATTGGCCGTTGTGCGCAAAACACCAGTTGCGCCCCCACAGCTCGCGAACAAACGGGTGGGTATTGGACAGGCACACCTTGCCCACGTTGGCCTGACGGATATGGCCAATCACCACTTCGCTTTTGATCGGGTACCGCTGCACCAGCAAGGCGACCTCGGAGTCGCAACTGGCGCCCGGGTCCTGGAACAGGCGCAGGCCACGGCCTTCATAGAAGGCAATGCCCCAGCCATCGCGGTGCGGGCCAGTACGCCCGCCACGCTGCATCAGGCCGGTAAAGCTGAACACAATATCGGTCGGGACGTTGGCGCTCATGCCCAATAGTTCACACATGCTCGCACTCTCGCATTCAGGCTCGACGAAAAATTATAACCGCGGCTCAACCCGGCTCGGGGCCGAGGCACGCGGCGCACCTGATGGCGCATAACGATCATTGCCGGCGGAGCCAAACGGCTGGTCATCTTCAGGATCAAGACTACGCGCTTTGGCGGCCGCGTCGGCTTGCGCCTTGCGGGCCTTGCCGGCACGCTCGATCGGCCAGCGGATCAGCACAAACACGGCGTAGATGCACAACGCAATAATGGCGTACATCAACAGGTCAGAGACCGCGCGCCAGGCGTTGTCGCCCACCTTGAAGGCCAGATCCAGAGCGGCTATGGCCACTGCCGGGGCAAATTTCTCTTTGACCGGGTCAATAATGGTCGGGCTAAACAGCAACACGGCCATTAATACGCGCAACGGTTCGCGCAACCAGCGCCACATAAAGCGGGTCATACGGCACCACACGAGCAGGCAGCCCAAAGCAGCAAAGGCGTAAAGGCCCCAGGCGATCAGATAGTCGTTCTCGGTCATGGTATCCATGGTCGGCAGGCAATGAGAGGCTATGATAACGGCTTTTAGGCAGTGCGGCTGCAATGCCGTCAGCGTCACTTCTTTTTCATGCAGATTTCAGAGCACACTCAATGACCGAATCAGCCTACCCAAACAGCGCACCTATCGCACATAAGATCGAGGGTTCAGACCCTTACTCATGGCTGCAAAACCGCGACAGTGATGAGGTTTTGGACTACCTGAAAGCCGAAAACCGCTATCAGGAGGCGCAACTGGCCGATCAGGCCGCCTTGCGTGAGACGCTGTTCCAGGAGATCAAGGGGCGGATTCGCGAGAC harbors:
- a CDS encoding class II glutamine amidotransferase gives rise to the protein MCELLGMSANVPTDIVFSFTGLMQRGGRTGPHRDGWGIAFYEGRGLRLFQDPGASCDSEVALLVQRYPIKSEVVIGHIRQANVGKVCLSNTHPFVRELWGRNWCFAHNGQLADFSASTSFYRPVGDTDSEAAFCDLLNRVREAFPEPVDVERILPVLVEACAEYRSKGVFNCLLSDGDWLFCYCSTKLAQITRRAPFGPARLKDVDVIVDFQAETTPNDVVTVIATEPLTENETWTRYEPGQWSLWRRGECVSQGTTE